Proteins encoded together in one Miscanthus floridulus cultivar M001 chromosome 16, ASM1932011v1, whole genome shotgun sequence window:
- the LOC136512487 gene encoding zinc finger BED domain-containing protein RICESLEEPER 2-like: protein MAGSGDDDGPTINDELRSLGQIPDDEDDMGDAAHLLFGRSAPPTNRDDGADGGAPAASAAAGASAAAPSDAASLASSTTGTGKRRSPVWADFEEVKEVVDGEQVVSAICKLCRHRLSGKSANGTGHLKRHLISCKKKVDRANAVQSRLALNPDGSYRNWEYKPDVARHELIRLIARLDLPLSIADNDAWDDYIQRAHNPRYKRVTRFSTARDLSKLYNEKMLHLKAAVMPGVSSVCLTSDIWSGNAKEDYIAVVAHYITSDWDLKKSVIGFKLIEVSHNGINIAECISGVLRDWGLLDKVFSVSLDNASSNTTAMLALTPLLDGYLGYDVDPSDHTKKVYHVVHQRCACHIINLIVKSGLKRLKPCIEIFRTAINFLNSSNQRIAQFKEYCQAKGMRPRKFCLDMDVRWNSTYLMLKHLMPYRTVFSVFINLQFGYPLLVEQHWYIAEKVLQFLELFYDSTVALSGVYYPTSPLVLHHILEIASHLHDYEHDSNLCNVVAPMKAKFLKYWKHVPLLYAFAFVLDPRAKMRGLQNVLDLLAQSNNMSYIDYLAEVKFELHKLYDKYESKFGAARPARTTHPSGLTGKRKQAWGKIFGGSVSSGPSSTAGSSAVPPGLSELTVYLDSDNVVAYDDDFDVLNWWHEHKLTFPVLCTMAKDIMSVPVSTTSSESCFSLTGRIIEERRRRLGPDTVEMLICVKDWELGEEKGQHTVEDEEYEDYFKNQFLDHDSGASGITT, encoded by the coding sequence ATGGCCGGCTCTGGTGACGACGATGGTCCAACCATCAATGACGAGCTCAGGTCGTTGGGCCAGATCCCCGACGACGAAGACGACATGGGCGATGCTGCTCATCTCTTGTTCGGTAGGAGTGCTCCTCCGACCAACCGAGATGATGGTGCTGATGGTGGTGCGCCGGCGGCTAGTGCTGCTGCTGGTGCGTCGGCGGCGGCCCCTAGTGATGCAGCTTCACTCGCTTCGTCCACCACTGGTACTGGTAAGCGGCGCTCCCCTGTGTGGGCTGACTTCGAGGAAGTCAAAGAGGTAGTGGATGGTGAGCAGGTTGTTTCTGCTATTTGCAAGCTTTGTCGTCATCGTTTGTCTGGTAAATCTGCTAATGGCACTGGTCACTTAAAAAGACATCTAATATCCTGTAAAAAGAAAGTTGATAGGGCTAATGCTGTTCAAAGTAGGCTTGCTTTAAACCCTGATGGATCTTATAGAAACTGGGAGTATAAGCCTGATGTTGCTAGGCATGAGCTGATTCGTTTGATTGCTAGATTGGATCTGCCTTTGTCTATTGCTGATAATGATGCTTGGGATGATTACATTCAGCGTGCTCACAATCCTAGATATAAGAGGGTCACTAGATTTAGCACAGCTAGAGATCTGTCTAAGCTATACAATGAAAAAATGTTGCACCTTAAAGCTGCTGTTATGCCTGGTGTGTCTTCTGTTTGTTTGACATCTGATatctggtctggtaatgctaaggaagaTTATATTGCTGTTGTTGCTCACTACATTACTTCTGATTGGGATCTTAAGAAATCTGTTATTGGTTTTAAACTGATTGAAGTGAGTCATAATGGCATTAACATTGCTGAATGTATCTCTGGTGTGCTTAGAGATTGGGGCCTGCTTGACAAAGTTTTCTCTGTTAGTCTTGATAATGCATCTTCTAATACAACTGCTATGCTTGCTTTGACCCCTTTGCTTGATGGTTACCTGGGCTATGATGTTGATCCTTCTGATCATACTAAAAAGGTGTATCATGTTGTGCATCAGCGATGTGCTTGCCATATAATTAACTTGATTGTTAAATCTGGTTTGAAAAGGCTTAAACCTTGCATAGAGAtttttagaactgcaattaacTTCCTAAATTCATCTAATCAGCGCATTGCTCAATTCAAGGAATACTGCCAAGCTAAGGGGATGCGTCCTCGTAAGTTTtgtttggatatggatgttagatggaactcAACCTATCTTATGCTTAAACATTTAATGCCATATAGAACTgtattttctgtgttcattaatctTCAGTTTGGCTATCCTCTGTTGGTTGAACAGCACTGGTACATTGCTGAAAAGGTGTTGCAGTTTCTTGAATTGTTCTATGATTCAACTGTTGCTCTGTCTGGTGTTTATTACCCTACTAGTCCTTTGGTACTGCATCACATACTTGAGATTGCTAGCCACCTGCATGACTATGAACATGATTCTAATCTATGTAATGTTGTTGCTCCAATGAAGGCTAAATTTCTTAAATACTGGAAACATGTGCCACTGTTATATGCATTTGCTTTTGTTCTGGACCCAAgggctaagatgagaggtttgcAGAATGTGCTTGACTTGCTTGCTCAGAGTAACAATATGAGTTACATTGATTATCTTGCTGAGGTCAAATTTGAGTTGCATAAACTGTATGACAAGTATGAATctaagtttggtgcagctaggccAGCTAGGACCACCCATCCATCTGGATTGACAGGTAAGAGGAAGCAGGCATGGGGCAAAATATTTGGAGGATCAGTTTCTTCTGGTCCTTCAAGTACTGCTGGATCATCTGCTGTGCCTCCTGGTCTCTCTGAGCTCACTGTTTACCTTGACAGTGACAATGTTGTGGCCTATGATGATGATTTTGATGTCCTGAATTGGTGGCATGAGCATAAACTAACCTTCCCAGTTCTCTGTACAATGGCTAAAGATATTATGTCTGTCCCTGTTTCAACAACTTCTTCGGAGTCTTGCTTTAGTCTTACTGGCAGGATCATTGAGGAGCGCCGACGTCGATTGGGACCAGACACTGTGGAGATGTTGATCTGCGTGAAGGACTGGGAGCTTGGTGAAGAGAAGGGACAGCATACAGTGGAGGATGAGGAGTATGAAGACTACTTCAAGAATCAGTTTCTAGATCATGACTCTGGTGCTAGTGGAATAACCACTTAG